ctgggtttttttttatttgttagttgGTATTATAAGAATTGTACACGTGAAAGAAGTGAAGCCATACTTAGAGAGGAACAGAGGGAAGGTTGTTTTCTGGTGCGTGAATCAAGTGCACCTGGCATGTTTACATTATCCCTACTTACAACAGAAAAGTGAGTACCAATTTCAATGATACATATGCAAAGGTATTATAACTTTTATTGCATTTGTAACTCTGCCTatttaattaaggaataaggaatcattctttgagtattatgaggtgataatttcggttggggcgtggtcaaatccaataaagcccaaacggctttatgatagatttaacCATgctccgaccaaaattatcacctcttaatattcaaagaatgattccttattacttatatttatattatttccaatttgtacactttaaagcaacattattttaaaaccactatttttttatgtagcacatgctacatgtatgtattactacgcggcgcagccattaccgtttttcggttatgctataaggcacgcccattttgtgtcactcatgttttatgaagttattgggtttggggttcaaaattgattcataatgttatcacagacaaagacagttgaaaatgtaaatattattcttTAATTCTTGTATGGGTGTATTTATGTTAGGCACTCTCTGTTCCTAAAATGATTGTAGGAAAATGtggattttatcaattttgcaaTTTGTAAGATAGTAAATTTGTAGTGATCCAGTCGAGTCACAGTCCCTGTGACTTGAAAATTCCTTCCTACATGCATCTGAATTAACTGTTTCAGTGATGGACAAGTTCGTCATTATCATATAAAGAAGAATGACCAAGGATACTACTACATAGCAGAAAAATACGCATTTCCTTCAATATCTGAGCTTGTGCATTATCATAAACACAATTCTGCGGGTAAGTTACCATCATAAAGTCTTCAACTATCTACATGTAATGGCTGTAAGTGAcatgttttacttaaaaaatgtaCACACATTTATTCTTTTAACTAAGGTACATGTAATCTAAGTCAATTAAAGCTTTttatgatcaaaatttgtccagTTTCTTTTGCAGTCATCACATGCAGCATTATGTTTTCATCTTCTCTTGAAAGACTATAACACttcaaccaaattttgaatgaagtttACATTAATATTGGGATATGATATTGTACAAACTCAATGTCAAATAAGATTGACCCTTATTGTAGATTtgatcatgtacatgtaccaactCCATCTCATGTTcgaatgcaatttaaaaaaaaaattatgcacatTACATAACAACCATGTCACCACCTTTCAAAGTGCAAATTACCAATAGACATACTTTGGATAAATTTGAACCCACTTGTGAATTACGTCCCTGTGTGTATTTCCTTAATGGCTGGCTCATTGAATGTTGTAACCATGTAAACCAAGTCTCTGTCTTAGAGCTTTAGTTTGAGAAACGCATTTAGAGAGGGAAGTCCATGGTTCTGATCTGTCATCATCCTTAATTTCTTCCCTTTTACTTTTAGTATATTTATCCACTTGACAGTGTGTACTATTTAAACATCGTTTAACATATTTTGTCACCAAATGTgtccattttaaaaatcatgcacTACTATGTTATATAAGTTCCTTAATTAATTTCAACTGGCATTTTATCTCCATCCATTGCATTTAAATATGGTATGCTGCAAAATACTCATAATTACCAGGTACTGAAAATTTCTGAATTAGGGTAGATATTATTGCAAtgtcatatgtaaaaaaaaaaaaaaatattagattaaGAAACAGATTAAGAACACATTTCTAATGAGAATGAGGATTTTAATTCCTAAATAGCTGGGATATTTGAATATTGAAGCCTCTCAAAATCCTCTAATTAACAGATTAGTAATAGTAAAAAATTGCCTACAGTGTTTGAAATGATTTTACAGAAAACCGTATTGGAAATATACTTCTAACAATAAAACTCGaatagtacgaacacggatatagtgAAATTTTGGATATAGCGAAAGTTTTTGAGTCCACGGTAATAATGTTAACAaacctttgcaaaattttaaggTTATAACAAATTCGGATTTACAGATATAGCAAACTAATTTTGAGTCCTGTAGCGGTTAGtaatgacaaaatttaattaacacttaaattttataacgaatttctgtatggtttaaaaagtttgcactacaATTCAAcctaatagtttgaatgaatttattttcacataaattcttcaatttacaATCCGATTATAAAAGGTatcaaaaaaatgtattttccttctaagcctcaattagcaaaaattgtaGTCTGGtgaaaaaacatgtatttaGTGAATTTGCTAAagatattattacgaattcgtaaTACTGATATAACTAATAATggatataacaaagtaaattcattggtccctaggacattcctataaccaagttttactgtacatgtatttagaaatGAACAGAATTTTAATTCCCATCAAGCAAATATAGAAGTATTAGTTAATTTTGTGATGATTGAAACCAAAACCAAAATGGGATAATCATGGCACCAGTAAGTAGTGTTTGCTTATCACAGGAGATTTTAAGATACTTTTAGAGCAGTAAATAATGctattatatttgatattttgattgacAGGGCTTGCTACCCGCTTAAAATCTCCGCCCACAAGAAGTGGCACAGCAGCTCCTGCCACTGCAGGCTTTAGTTCTAGTAAGTACTGTTTGTTTGTCTGGAAGATGTCTGTAAATGCACTTTGATAAATGATGATGATTTTTACAATCCACGTACTTTTAagctaaaatttatttattcattgatattaaatctttaagaaaaaaaattaaccttcTGTAAAATACCAATTGGAAAGTAGAATCTTGTgcttagattttaacataagcTAGGAGAGACTCGGtcccaatttcttttttatgaaatttggtgagaataatttcataaatgtcATGTTACAGGTAAATTTGAGATTGACCCATCAGAGATTTCTATTGGAGACCAGCTTGGGGCTGGTTGCTTTGGAGTAAGTATGTTTAGCATTGTGGACAAGATTTACGGTGTAGTGACGGTTTTGCACAAAGTCTAACCCAAAAATCCATCTGAAATTTAGCATGTTAAAAGAAAGGATGTTTTGACTTCTGAATTGTGGTTGGCCTGTTACCGTAAAAGTTTAGCTTTAGGTCGATAAATTGGGTTTTTAAATGTGATTTGTAATTCAATTAATAACATTTGGaaagattttgatttaataattttcatttgataaatatttccaaatgcttgtacatgtaatataataatTAGTTACTTCCCTTTGTCATTAGCCTCATCCCAAGTGCTTTATAAATACATGCTGTTTGTGTTACAGACTGTTCACGAAGGTAAATGGCGTGGCAAACGTGTAGCTGTAAAGATGATGAAAGAAACAGCCATGTCAGATGAGGGTTTTATTGAGGAGGCTAAAACCATGACGTAAGGACATTTCAAGTTTTGAATGATTTAATAGTGTTTTTCTCAGTTATACTCCCCCTAGCTGACTTTTGGGGAAGATTGAGTCTTATTTTGTACATatgatacattttcatttatccATTTTTAGACAATTAAATCACCAGAATTTAGTCCAGCTTTATGGCATTGTAACAAAGAAGAAACCACTTATCATTGTTACAGAACTTATGCAATAtggtaaaaaaatttttttaaaagtattccTTTGATTTTATGTTTAGATATTCatctgaaatcaaatattttctataaaaggaaaggaaatatgttcatttttagtttatttcttacaaattgTGAATCCAacctcttgttttgtttttttaggcTCATTGCTTTCATACTTACGGAGACATAAAGCTCGCTTGTTGGTTAAGACTGCAACTTTACTGGACATGTGTTCACAAGTTTGCAATGGAATGGCTTATCTAGAAAAGAGGAAATTCATACACCGTGACCTGGCTGCCAGGAACTGCCTGGTGGGACAGAGCACAGTAGTCAAAGTGGCAGACTTTGGACTGGCAAGGTATATCATTTgtatattatgtatttaaagtaatttacaagtGTAATTAAGTGGAGTACATGCTTAAGTAGTTGCATTTGTTCTTCAGTatcttatacatttatatactggCTATGAGGACAATACGAAGTTTATTTTCCATGGAGATGCTACTATTTCCTGCCACAAGGGGGTGCTTTACTTAGCAGTGCTCTTGTTATGTTTGAATTAAACCTAGAAGAAACTAAAGAATGGTGCAGTTTATAGAGGCCTAGATTGATAGAGAGCAAGTTTTTTGCATTTAATGGATTATCACTATTTACATATATCATTTGCTTTACTACATTGTACTTACAGGTATGTGATAGATGATGAATACACCAGTTCAACAGGGACCAAATTTCCTGTCAAATGGGCACCCCCTGAGGTTCTAAGCTACACTCGCTTTAGTAGCAAATCGGATGTATGGGCATATGGTAGGAAGGTTTTCAATGCTGCAAGTATATGTggatttttttaacagtttgtAAACTGAtcctttataaatgtatttcaggTGTTTTGATGTGGGAAATATTTACTGGTGGAATTATGccatatgataaaatgaagaatGTGGAGGTGGTAGATTACGTATGCCATTCTAGACAACGATTAGAAAAGCCAGCTTCTTGTCCGGAGAAAATTTACAAAGTCATGCTTCAATGCTGGcaacatgtatgtatttaattCTTTTGTAGTTGTGTCATTTGGCAAAATGTATAATTACAATGTATTATTTAGCCAGTATTAATATTACTGGTTATATCATTCCAGGTATGTTGTACCTTTATCTGCATGATTGAAAAATTCCTAGCTCACTAGTTGCCTGATATAAAAATTCTAGaaatcataaaaacatttaagTTCACCTGCACATGACCTTCCAGGTGAATTTGCAACCAAATGTATTTGTTTGAGTTCACCAAAATTTTGCACCTCTCATTGAGGTGAAGACTTCAGCCAGCTTTCTGAAGATGGTGATGATGATTGTCTCCCTTGATACAGCTCGGTTGGATAAGTTTGTTCTATCAAAACGCTGATTCGTAAagttaaactttatttatagAGCAGCATATGCTTAGCTACCCTGTAAGTAAAATGATAACCTTGCCTTTGGGACTTAAAGTGAATATTTTACTAGTCTGGTAGCTAAATTATTGTCAGAAACTATAGTTGCAAAATActagtttaattttattttgactcGAGCAATTTTCcctatagttattattattattaattattacatgtactggtattatgTGCTGAAATTCActtgttgaaataaatatatcgCTCATGTATTTTGTCGAATGCATATGGGGTTCTATTTGAACTTGGAAATCCATGCAATATCATCATTAAGTATGCAAAAACCAtgccaccaccaccacccccccccccccccccaacccccaaaaaaaattgtaaaaaacatGTATGTGGTTTTTGTATTATTGTTCGTTCACTAAGGTAGAATCACAGTAATTGATTTTATGGGGTAATAGGCCTGTGTGAAAAGGCATGTTTGTACTTCCTACACAACTTAGAGTACATTCtgatgaaaataattcaattaagAAGCACTACTCCTTATGTACAATATAAAGTAATcgcatgttgtttttttctctcaCAGGAAGCAGACAAGAGACCATCATTTAGTGACTTATTACAGCTTTTAAGTGGATTACTTGAACAAGGGAACTATCCATATATTAGTACATAATTGGTTTGTGATCTCAACAGATTTGGCATTGTTGAATTGCACGTGAACCTAGCTTTATTCTACAATAAACCAGTATTTATAGAGGTTTTCtctaataattcttttaatGGATAATTTCAACTCTTTAGCATGTTATTGGTTTCCATGACAATCCTACCAAAAAGTTTTATGCTACCGGTACTCTCTGAAAAGCTTGTGTGGAAACGAGTTTATTCACtgcaaaataattgtttatgcACATATTTGCATTTCTGTTATGCAATCTGTATAACAAAAGTTTGCAAAAGCTATactaagcaatttttttttttacatttttatctacACAAGTTTGTTATTTTGTGTAacaatcaagttttataaaagaaaaaaaaaaagaattttgataCTTGTAAACAGTGCTTCcccacagtacaactgttaacATGACATTGTTCTtccatatttgtttttttaacttgtACTTGTTGTAATATTGActatattttttgatattgattGCCATTCTGAAGTCAGATTGAACTTCTGCATATtcaaatcatatacatgtatttaaaatttattatgtgAAAATTATGATCTTTTTTATATGCTTTTTTTTGCAAGTAGATTATTAATTGTCTGCTAAGTTTTAATTGGGTATCAATCATCATATAACACATCATCATACCAAATACTTTCATGTACTTCATTTGTGAATTAGAGGGGGTGTCTTTCTTTTAAATCTGTATACTTTATAGTtcatataaagtaaaattttagcAATGAAGAAGGGCTTGAGTGCCTCACTTCTTCTGCCACCTTCTTAATCgcaaaaattttactttatataaaTTTACTATTACTTTTCTTCATAACTGTGAAGTAACATTTTCATGAAAAGtttaatgtaaatgtacatgaacAAATCTCAGTTAAGAACTTCGAAGAACAAAAAGCTATGGTCAGTTAATCatgatgtataaatatacacTGAGTTTTACTTTTTCTATCAATTCTTTATGATATGGACATGTTTTTAATCTTCATATTTCtatgtatgaatattttcattatttttttttttttgactgaAGAGATTTTTTTCCCGAAACATTGTAATGATGATGGGGGAATAAGGCATATAAAATGCCTATACATGTATCAGGATGGATAAGATACTGAAAAATATCGACAAATCTGataattcttttacaaaaaataacccTTAAATaggttcaatacttggaatatatTGGTTTTAACTGCTGTATCTGTACCAAAATCTTCAActagtatcattttttttagacCTTCAATGCCATTTTTTTATAGAGTGGAtctgttaaatatattttttgtcttaGTATAATTAAGGTCAAATAGAAGTCGaatcattttcaaacaaaaactttgaatGATGATCAATATACATTAGAAATAACATTTTGTATcccaaaaattgatattttaggaAAATAATACCAATCCATAAATTCGTATGCAAAGTCACGTATAGCATTTACATAAGGCATTTTGTAGATACTGAAACGGCTCGGTGGTTGGAGCATCAAACCTTTGATATCTCTTAAGAGCTAGGCATTTTGGGTTGAGGCTTCATACCATCAAAACTTGcatcaaatattttcttattttctttgtgTCATTTGAAATAAACCGACTTTAGtaagaaattgtgcttttgcaaaattgtattatattattaaaagataaattttggtgggaaaaaaaactttacaagTTGTGTTTTACGATTAAAccaatgggcatttgcgccatcttattcccccatcttcttcaTCTAAATTGAATCAGTTGAATTAAATCAGTTtaattatacataaatgtttatcGATTAATAATGCACAAAAGATATGCAAGTGTAATGCCAGGTAGATTATTCATTTCATGTTTCATATGTACATGCAGTATTTGTGTAGATTGCCAGATTTGATTTAATGCTGTGATTTTAGTTAGAGAAGTTTCACGTTACATCACCTGTTGAGTATATCATATATACGTGTATGCTGATAACTACTTGCAATACCAACATTCTTTCTTGAACTGTTATAGTAACATTGTTAATTTATGTATTACTTTATGatgcaaaataatataaaatttcattgaagttGTTTACTAGTATTTCTAGCCCTAATAAACTTCCATATAAAATTCATTGACTGGAAGCCAAGATTA
The nucleotide sequence above comes from Magallana gigas chromosome 2, xbMagGiga1.1, whole genome shotgun sequence. Encoded proteins:
- the LOC105340387 gene encoding tyrosine-protein kinase Tec, with translation MGESKKDFMMKRAMNKGTFISASNYKNRWFILDDQFLRYFDGTLDKQNKEKGRVELRKIKAVETVDDFVLDKKSNVFQVVHGSLKSSDILTLYIVATNDAQRQDWVTHLRKAAENAEATFIPKYHKGVWINGSYTCCNQISKNAIGCEVTSTEREFGGVSSALPPPPSIPLPSPEPTPKKVVVAVYNFSPTEDEDLALLQGEEYEILDDSREHWWRAKDKDGRSGYIPSNYVKKKFDLEMFDWYYKNCTRERSEAILREEQREGCFLVRESSAPGMFTLSLLTTENDGQVRHYHIKKNDQGYYYIAEKYAFPSISELVHYHKHNSAGLATRLKSPPTRSGTAAPATAGFSSSKFEIDPSEISIGDQLGAGCFGTVHEGKWRGKRVAVKMMKETAMSDEGFIEEAKTMTQLNHQNLVQLYGIVTKKKPLIIVTELMQYGSLLSYLRRHKARLLVKTATLLDMCSQVCNGMAYLEKRKFIHRDLAARNCLVGQSTVVKVADFGLARYVIDDEYTSSTGTKFPVKWAPPEVLSYTRFSSKSDVWAYGVLMWEIFTGGIMPYDKMKNVEVVDYVCHSRQRLEKPASCPEKIYKVMLQCWQHEADKRPSFSDLLQLLSGLLEQGNYPYIST